Proteins encoded in a region of the Paenibacillus sp. E222 genome:
- a CDS encoding cell division protein SepF, with the protein MGVMNKFMNFLGLQEEEEIVERERMAAQEEHDPDQQEAETSSLDKRRNQRGNNVVSIHSQKNVKVVLYEPRSYDEAQEIADHLRSHRTVVVNLQRVRQDQALRVIDFLSGTVYALGGGISKIGGNIFLCTPDTVEIQGSITEILADSEQDYNRMR; encoded by the coding sequence ATGGGCGTAATGAATAAGTTTATGAATTTCCTCGGACTTCAGGAAGAGGAAGAGATTGTGGAACGTGAGCGTATGGCGGCACAAGAGGAACATGATCCTGATCAACAGGAAGCTGAAACCTCAAGTCTCGATAAACGTAGAAACCAAAGGGGTAATAATGTGGTGAGCATTCATTCCCAGAAAAATGTTAAAGTCGTCCTTTATGAACCGCGTTCTTATGACGAAGCACAGGAGATTGCTGATCATCTGCGCTCCCATCGTACCGTTGTCGTTAACCTGCAGAGGGTGCGTCAGGATCAGGCACTGCGCGTCATTGATTTCTTGAGTGGCACAGTGTATGCACTGGGCGGCGGTATTTCAAAAATTGGCGGCAACATTTTTCTCTGTACGCCAGACACGGTTGAAATTCAGGGTTCAATTACGGAAATACTGGCTGACAGCGAGCAAGATTATAACAGAATGAGGTGA
- a CDS encoding YggT family protein yields the protein MYQIESVLYTVYQIYFYMVIVYILMSWLPNARESFIGEWLGKFVEPYLRPFRRFIPPLFGVLDISPIVALIVLQLALNGLISILRYFVY from the coding sequence TTGTATCAGATTGAAAGCGTGTTGTACACGGTATACCAGATTTACTTTTACATGGTCATTGTCTACATATTGATGTCATGGCTTCCCAACGCACGGGAGAGCTTCATCGGTGAATGGCTAGGTAAGTTTGTGGAACCATATTTAAGACCTTTCCGCCGATTTATTCCGCCTTTGTTCGGTGTGTTGGATATTTCACCGATTGTGGCGCTGATCGTTCTTCAACTTGCGCTTAATGGGCTGATCTCCATCCTCCGATACTTTGTTTATTAA
- the lspA gene encoding signal peptidase II, with amino-acid sequence MVYYILAFIVFLIDQGTKFLIATRMELRDEIPVIGNFFVITSHRNSGAAFGILQDQRWFFIVVTLVVVVALVWYLQKVKDTPHKLLPVALSLVLGGAIGNFLDRALTGEVVDFIQLNFGSYTFPIFNIADSAICIGVVLIIVETLLEGRREKAAAKVEGNEHHE; translated from the coding sequence GTGGTGTATTATATCCTCGCTTTTATCGTATTTTTAATCGATCAGGGAACAAAGTTCCTAATTGCAACCCGGATGGAACTTAGAGATGAAATTCCGGTGATTGGCAACTTCTTTGTCATCACATCACATCGTAACTCAGGTGCAGCTTTTGGTATTTTACAGGATCAACGCTGGTTCTTTATCGTGGTTACACTGGTTGTCGTGGTGGCTTTGGTTTGGTATTTGCAAAAGGTAAAAGATACTCCGCACAAATTGCTGCCCGTAGCGCTTAGTTTGGTGCTTGGGGGAGCTATCGGGAACTTCCTAGATCGGGCTTTGACCGGAGAAGTTGTCGATTTTATCCAGCTTAATTTTGGTAGCTATACGTTTCCCATTTTCAACATAGCCGACTCGGCGATCTGTATCGGTGTGGTACTGATTATTGTGGAAACATTGCTTGAAGGACGGCGCGAGAAAGCAGCCGCAAAGGTCGAAGGGAATGAACATCATGAGTAA
- a CDS encoding TraR/DksA C4-type zinc finger protein, producing the protein MTHFTAKQLQSLRSQLITEKRDIEHRLEQNEHYGLGDSMKLQTGELSPIDNHPGDVATEMYDREKDISLLEHDEFQLERIDSALHSIEEGHYGTCAVCQQPIPYERMQAVPYTKYCKKHQPETVVSENRPVEEEFLAPAFGRTSLDERDDQNGFDGEDAWQIVESWGTSNTPAMAEGRDIDSYDVMAIEASDEVEGCVEAYESFVATDIYGHDVSIVRNRQYRQYLENREGDGLLEPDIESDDSY; encoded by the coding sequence ATGACACATTTCACTGCCAAACAACTGCAATCGTTACGTTCCCAACTGATAACCGAAAAGCGTGATATTGAACATAGACTGGAGCAGAACGAACATTATGGTCTTGGTGACTCCATGAAGCTTCAGACAGGCGAATTATCACCGATTGACAACCATCCGGGTGATGTAGCTACTGAGATGTATGATCGCGAAAAGGATATTTCCCTGCTGGAGCATGATGAATTTCAACTGGAGCGCATCGACTCTGCCCTGCATTCCATCGAAGAAGGTCATTATGGAACTTGCGCCGTGTGTCAGCAACCTATCCCCTATGAACGCATGCAAGCTGTTCCTTACACCAAATACTGCAAAAAGCATCAACCGGAAACCGTTGTCTCTGAAAATCGCCCTGTCGAGGAAGAATTCCTCGCCCCTGCCTTTGGCCGCACAAGCCTGGATGAACGTGATGACCAGAACGGCTTCGACGGTGAAGACGCATGGCAGATTGTTGAAAGTTGGGGCACCTCCAATACTCCGGCCATGGCTGAGGGACGGGACATCGACAGTTACGACGTTATGGCGATTGAAGCCTCTGACGAAGTGGAGGGCTGCGTTGAGGCATATGAGAGCTTTGTCGCAACCGATATCTACGGTCATGACGTCTCCATCGTACGCAATCGGCAATATCGACAGTATCTGGAGAACCGTGAAGGCGATGGCCTGTTAGAACCGGATATCGAATCAGACGACTCGTATTAA
- a CDS encoding RNA-binding protein: protein MSGEIYEHFSHDERDFVDKASDWVERASKYHDIKLTDFLDPRQVFILQTLVNRRDDVQIRLDGGYEAAERKRALIAPDYRYLDDEDMGMQVMSITSDDQKIKELEHGDYMGALLGLGMKRGKIGDIQVLEDGCHTVVASETGAFLSLQLNQVHRVHVFTELLALDQLKWSESKLETMDITVASLRLDGICADVYRLSRSKVLVPIKAGRCRVNWKVEEDPSKALKAGDVVSIQGFGRFKVMEQDGLTKKGRCRVKIGKFA, encoded by the coding sequence ATGAGCGGTGAAATTTACGAGCATTTTAGTCATGATGAGCGGGATTTTGTGGATAAAGCCTCAGACTGGGTTGAACGGGCAAGTAAGTATCATGACATAAAGCTAACTGACTTTCTTGATCCCAGACAGGTCTTTATTTTACAAACACTTGTGAACCGTCGAGATGATGTACAGATTCGTCTGGATGGTGGTTATGAAGCAGCTGAACGTAAGCGTGCGCTGATTGCACCGGATTATCGATATCTGGACGATGAAGATATGGGTATGCAGGTGATGAGCATTACGTCTGACGATCAGAAAATCAAAGAGCTGGAGCATGGGGACTATATGGGTGCCCTGCTCGGGCTTGGCATGAAGCGTGGCAAGATCGGTGATATTCAAGTGCTGGAGGACGGGTGCCATACGGTGGTGGCGTCGGAAACCGGCGCTTTTTTATCGCTTCAACTGAATCAGGTGCACCGGGTACATGTGTTTACGGAGCTGTTGGCACTGGATCAGCTGAAATGGTCCGAGAGCAAACTGGAGACGATGGACATTACTGTGGCTTCCCTGCGTTTGGATGGCATCTGTGCAGATGTGTATCGGCTTAGTCGCAGTAAAGTTCTCGTTCCGATCAAGGCTGGCCGCTGTCGTGTGAATTGGAAGGTGGAGGAAGATCCGTCCAAAGCGCTGAAGGCGGGAGATGTGGTATCCATTCAAGGATTTGGTCGATTCAAGGTGATGGAACAGGATGGGTTGACCAAAAAGGGACGCTGCCGCGTAAAAATCGGCAAATTTGCCTAA
- a CDS encoding DUF5665 domain-containing protein produces MNEQDTQSPSNSESTTHSKNAEDKIEELHKLTNRLANELERSRIAQYTELLNRPWKLIGLNLLSGAARGVGIAIGFTFFAATIIYVLQVLGALNLPIVGDYIADIVRIVQRQLELNTY; encoded by the coding sequence ATGAACGAACAGGATACCCAATCGCCATCAAATTCAGAATCCACAACGCATTCCAAAAATGCGGAGGACAAGATTGAAGAACTTCACAAGCTCACTAACCGGCTCGCCAATGAACTCGAACGTTCACGAATCGCACAGTATACGGAATTATTGAACCGGCCATGGAAGCTGATCGGACTTAATCTGTTGTCTGGCGCCGCAAGGGGCGTGGGGATCGCCATCGGTTTTACTTTTTTTGCAGCAACGATCATTTACGTGTTACAAGTGCTAGGTGCGCTTAATCTGCCCATCGTGGGTGATTACATCGCAGATATTGTACGGATTGTGCAGCGACAGCTGGAATTAAACACTTATTAG
- a CDS encoding DivIVA domain-containing protein, whose amino-acid sequence MPLTPLDIHNKEFSRRLRGYDEDEVNEFLDQVIKDYEGVIRENKELSNQLLSVQEKLDHFATIEETLSKTIIIAQEAADDVKNNAKKEAQLIVKEAEKNADRIVNESLSKSRKIALEVEELKKQASIYRARFRTLVEAQLELLTQDGWEALESREQEVRDREREMKEIY is encoded by the coding sequence ATGCCATTAACGCCGCTGGACATACACAACAAGGAATTTTCCCGACGCTTGCGCGGGTATGACGAGGATGAGGTCAATGAATTCCTGGATCAAGTCATCAAAGATTACGAAGGCGTCATTCGCGAAAACAAAGAGCTGAGCAATCAGTTGCTGTCCGTTCAGGAGAAGCTTGATCATTTTGCAACGATTGAAGAGACGCTGAGCAAAACGATCATCATTGCGCAGGAAGCTGCGGATGATGTGAAGAACAATGCGAAAAAAGAAGCACAGTTGATCGTGAAGGAAGCCGAGAAAAATGCGGACCGGATCGTAAACGAATCTTTGTCTAAATCACGCAAAATTGCTTTGGAAGTCGAAGAGCTGAAAAAGCAGGCGTCCATCTATCGTGCCCGTTTCCGTACACTTGTGGAAGCACAGCTTGAATTGTTGACTCAGGATGGTTGGGAAGCGCTGGAGAGCCGGGAGCAGGAAGTCCGTGACCGTGAGCGGGAAATGAAGGAAATTTATTAG
- the ileS gene encoding isoleucine--tRNA ligase, with amino-acid sequence MQRVDVKEKARARELRVLNKWKTENTFKRSIENREGKPNFVFYEGPPTANGKPHIGHVLGRVIKDFVGRYNTMKGYRVVRKAGWDTHGLPVELGVQKKLGISHKWEIEDYGVEKFINECKASVFEYEQQWRDLTEGIGYWTDMNNPYITLDNNYIESVWNILATIHEKGLLYRGHRVSPYCPSCQTTLSSHEVAQGYKDVKDLSATAKFKLDDSGEFVLAWTTTPWTLPSHVALAVNPDMDYSRVRQDNEVYIMATNLVEKVMKDAKGEYEVIGALKGSDLVGKTYDPPFNYVQAEKANIILGAGFVTDASGTGIVHMAPAHGEDDYRVCRENGISFVNMVDLEGKFVPQVTDFAGRFVKDCDIDIVRYLSEKGRLFSKEKYEHSYPFCWRCDTPLLYYAMDSWFIQTTAIKDQLIANNSEVDWYPGHVRDGRFGKFLEDLVDWNISRDRYWGTPLNIWVCEETGEQFAPHSIAELRARAIGDVPENLELHKPYVDDVKVMSSCGKYEMKRTPEVIDVWFDSGSMPFAQQHYPFENKEIFEQQYPADMICEGIDQTRGWFYSLLAVSTLLTGKAPYKAVMATGHVLDENGQKMSKSKGNVIDPWEVIEEYGTDAFRWALLSDSAPWNSKRFSKGIVGEAKSKMVDTLVNTHAFLTLYATIDGFDPQEHPFKLSSHNLDRWILSRLNSLILVVEKALAVNDYLNSSKAIEAFVDELSNWYIRRSRDRFWGSGLTEDKLDAYRTLTEVLVTTAKLVAPFTPMLAEDIYLNLTTGESVHMDDYPAANETLIDLNLEQDMETARRIVELARNVRNETGIKTRQPLSELIVSLDKGFDLASYEEIIKDEINVKTIRTEHDDADFVDFTLKLNLKVAGKKYGKNVGFLQNFFKGMSADETRKVVTENLLNVVSPEGEELQVTGEELLVEKQAKSGFASASGYGLTVALNTEITTELEQEGWVREVIRAVQDTRKKLDLPIEKRVRLTLDVDAALQEAIQAFDHVLRENVLVTEVTFGTNDSMQRIEAGGKAIGVYIEG; translated from the coding sequence ATGCAACGAGTTGACGTCAAAGAGAAAGCACGCGCCAGAGAACTACGCGTGTTAAACAAATGGAAAACGGAGAATACATTCAAAAGATCCATCGAAAACCGCGAAGGCAAGCCAAACTTTGTATTTTACGAGGGACCGCCTACAGCCAACGGTAAACCGCATATCGGTCACGTACTGGGCCGAGTAATCAAGGATTTCGTGGGACGTTATAACACGATGAAAGGTTACCGCGTTGTTCGTAAAGCAGGCTGGGATACACATGGTCTGCCTGTAGAATTGGGTGTTCAGAAAAAGCTGGGCATCTCCCACAAGTGGGAAATCGAAGATTATGGCGTAGAGAAATTCATTAACGAATGTAAAGCGAGCGTGTTCGAATACGAACAACAATGGCGCGATCTGACCGAAGGTATTGGTTACTGGACAGACATGAATAATCCGTATATCACACTCGACAACAATTACATCGAAAGTGTGTGGAACATTCTGGCGACGATTCATGAAAAGGGTCTGCTGTATCGTGGTCACCGTGTGAGTCCGTACTGTCCGTCTTGTCAGACTACACTTAGCTCCCATGAGGTAGCGCAAGGGTACAAAGACGTGAAAGACCTCAGTGCTACAGCCAAATTCAAGCTGGATGACAGCGGCGAATTCGTGCTTGCCTGGACAACAACGCCTTGGACATTGCCTTCACATGTTGCGCTTGCCGTGAACCCGGATATGGACTACTCCCGCGTTCGTCAGGACAACGAAGTATATATCATGGCGACTAATCTTGTTGAGAAAGTCATGAAGGACGCCAAAGGTGAATATGAAGTCATCGGTGCCCTGAAAGGTTCTGACCTGGTTGGCAAAACGTATGATCCTCCGTTCAACTACGTGCAGGCTGAGAAAGCAAACATCATCCTGGGCGCAGGCTTTGTAACTGATGCAAGTGGTACAGGGATTGTACACATGGCACCTGCACATGGTGAAGATGACTATCGTGTATGTCGTGAGAATGGCATCAGCTTTGTGAATATGGTGGACTTGGAAGGCAAGTTTGTGCCGCAGGTAACTGATTTTGCCGGACGTTTTGTTAAGGATTGCGATATTGATATCGTAAGATACCTGTCGGAAAAAGGGCGTTTGTTCAGCAAAGAAAAATATGAGCACAGCTACCCATTCTGCTGGCGTTGTGATACACCACTTCTGTACTATGCAATGGACAGCTGGTTTATCCAAACAACAGCAATCAAGGATCAGCTGATCGCCAATAACAGTGAAGTAGACTGGTACCCGGGCCACGTCCGTGATGGGCGTTTCGGGAAGTTCCTTGAAGATCTCGTGGACTGGAATATCAGCCGTGACCGTTATTGGGGAACGCCACTGAACATCTGGGTATGTGAAGAGACGGGTGAACAATTTGCTCCGCATAGCATCGCTGAACTGCGTGCTCGTGCCATTGGCGACGTGCCTGAGAATCTGGAGCTGCATAAGCCCTATGTAGATGACGTCAAAGTCATGAGCTCTTGTGGTAAATATGAAATGAAACGTACTCCGGAAGTGATCGATGTCTGGTTCGACAGCGGCTCCATGCCGTTTGCCCAGCAGCACTATCCATTTGAAAATAAAGAAATATTTGAACAGCAATATCCGGCAGACATGATCTGTGAAGGAATTGACCAGACGCGCGGCTGGTTCTACAGCTTGCTGGCTGTATCTACACTTTTGACAGGCAAAGCACCTTACAAAGCGGTTATGGCAACAGGCCACGTTCTCGATGAGAACGGACAGAAGATGTCGAAATCCAAAGGTAACGTTATCGATCCTTGGGAAGTTATTGAAGAATACGGTACAGATGCATTCCGGTGGGCTTTGCTGTCTGACAGCGCACCATGGAACAGCAAACGTTTCTCCAAAGGCATCGTGGGCGAAGCGAAATCCAAAATGGTGGATACGCTGGTTAACACCCATGCATTCCTGACGCTGTATGCTACGATTGATGGATTTGATCCACAGGAGCATCCGTTCAAATTGTCTTCACACAATCTGGACCGCTGGATTTTGTCAAGACTGAACAGCCTGATTCTCGTTGTAGAAAAAGCGCTGGCTGTTAACGACTATCTGAACTCTTCCAAAGCCATTGAAGCGTTTGTAGATGAGCTCAGTAACTGGTACATCCGTCGTTCCCGTGACCGTTTCTGGGGCAGCGGATTGACAGAAGACAAACTGGACGCTTACCGTACACTTACCGAGGTGCTGGTGACTACTGCCAAGCTCGTGGCTCCATTCACACCAATGCTTGCAGAAGATATCTATCTGAACCTGACTACTGGTGAGAGTGTGCATATGGATGATTATCCGGCTGCCAATGAAACGCTGATTGACTTGAATCTGGAGCAGGATATGGAGACAGCACGCCGAATCGTGGAACTTGCCCGTAATGTCCGTAACGAAACAGGAATCAAGACACGTCAACCGTTGTCCGAACTGATCGTTTCTCTGGATAAAGGCTTCGATCTGGCAAGTTATGAAGAGATCATCAAGGATGAGATCAATGTCAAAACGATTCGTACCGAGCATGATGATGCAGATTTCGTTGATTTCACTTTGAAGCTGAACCTGAAAGTAGCGGGTAAAAAATACGGTAAAAACGTAGGCTTCCTGCAGAACTTCTTCAAGGGAATGTCAGCAGACGAGACGCGTAAAGTAGTGACAGAAAATCTTCTGAACGTCGTTTCTCCGGAAGGTGAAGAGCTGCAAGTGACGGGTGAAGAACTGCTGGTTGAGAAACAAGCCAAATCCGGTTTTGCCTCGGCATCCGGCTATGGTCTGACGGTAGCCCTCAATACGGAGATCACAACAGAACTCGAACAGGAAGGCTGGGTCCGCGAAGTCATTCGTGCAGTTCAAGACACACGGAAGAAGCTGGATCTGCCGATTGAGAAAAGAGTACGTTTGACGCTGGATGTGGACGCTGCTTTACAAGAAGCGATTCAGGCCTTCGATCATGTGCTGCGTGAGAATGTGCTCGTTACCGAAGTGACCTTCGGTACGAATGATTCGATGCAACGTATTGAAGCCGGAGGTAAAGCCATCGGTGTATATATCGAGGGGTAA